Proteins co-encoded in one Capillibacterium thermochitinicola genomic window:
- a CDS encoding transglycosylase domain-containing protein: protein MDEMRKEKVGKKGLAALKRHWRVLLQKVFLAVTVTLLVILCLPLAPPEQPVTSRVLSAEGEVIALLYRENRELATLAEIPSFLQQAFLAVEDHRFYQHNGFSPVSFGRALYHNLFVREGLQGFSTITQQVAKNCYLSAERTIIRKLKELFLALRLELHYTKDEILEMYLNQIYFGHGAFGVKTAALTYFGRPLSALNRAELALLAGLPKGPGLYSPYLNREAATRRLQTVLARMAAVGAISPEEQEEILQEPLRLPGLKKTPRQALYFLDYALEETSRILNISKEQIQNLGLTIETTLSLPMQKAAEEALQNRLAPLQKELQPQGALIAADPASGAIKALVGGTDYFKTPFNRSTSAFRQPGSTFKPFVYLAALEAGYTLASSIPCRTVSFPTTETEVYQPRDYGSQPYHNRDLSLREALATSCNIVAVTLHQRLGMKPTINMARRLGITSALPENLSLALGTSEVTPFELLQAYLPLANGGKAVPLHAVQRIYNAEGKMIWERKARPRQVIDERLAFLITSVLQDVVGPGGTAAGVRATLQRPAAGKTGTSQGNRDAWFVGFTPDLAAVVYLGDDQNKPLPAGGGSLAAPLWAAFMKKALADTPVRNFSIPEGIVSRRICRETGLLASPDCPSYNEFFLYGSEPTVYCARHRKIRLQVCQRTGLLPNPHCQKVEEKSFVWGAHPTATCEACQPPANLWELIFGQPFPLFRGGAQDKGGAQEE from the coding sequence ATGGATGAGATGAGAAAAGAAAAAGTTGGGAAAAAAGGTTTGGCCGCCTTAAAACGGCACTGGCGCGTTCTGCTCCAAAAGGTCTTTCTGGCGGTAACCGTCACCCTCCTGGTCATCCTTTGCCTGCCGTTGGCCCCGCCCGAGCAACCGGTAACCAGCCGGGTCCTCAGCGCCGAAGGCGAGGTCATCGCCCTGCTCTACCGGGAAAACCGGGAACTGGCCACGCTGGCGGAGATTCCATCCTTTTTGCAACAGGCCTTTTTAGCCGTGGAAGACCACCGTTTCTATCAACACAACGGGTTTAGTCCGGTCAGTTTCGGCCGCGCCCTCTATCATAATCTGTTTGTGCGGGAAGGATTACAAGGGTTCAGTACCATCACGCAACAAGTGGCGAAAAATTGCTATTTGTCGGCGGAACGGACCATCATCCGCAAGTTAAAGGAGCTTTTTTTGGCTTTACGGCTGGAACTGCATTACACAAAAGATGAGATCCTGGAGATGTATCTCAACCAGATCTACTTCGGCCACGGGGCCTTTGGGGTCAAAACCGCCGCCCTCACCTATTTTGGCCGTCCGCTCTCCGCGTTGAACCGGGCGGAACTTGCCTTGCTGGCCGGGCTGCCGAAAGGCCCCGGTCTCTACTCGCCCTATCTCAACCGGGAGGCGGCCACCCGTCGTCTGCAGACGGTCCTGGCACGGATGGCCGCGGTCGGGGCCATTTCCCCTGAAGAACAGGAGGAGATTTTACAGGAACCGCTGCGCCTGCCCGGTCTCAAGAAAACACCTCGGCAGGCTTTGTACTTCCTCGACTACGCTCTGGAAGAAACCAGCCGGATCCTCAACATTTCAAAAGAACAGATCCAAAATCTCGGCCTGACCATCGAAACCACCCTTTCTCTCCCCATGCAAAAAGCGGCGGAAGAAGCCTTACAAAACCGCCTGGCCCCACTCCAAAAGGAGCTTCAACCCCAGGGGGCATTGATTGCCGCCGACCCCGCCAGCGGGGCGATCAAAGCTTTGGTGGGCGGCACCGATTACTTTAAAACACCGTTCAACCGTAGCACCAGCGCCTTCCGCCAACCGGGTTCCACCTTTAAACCCTTTGTCTACCTGGCCGCCCTGGAAGCAGGTTATACCTTGGCTTCATCCATACCTTGCCGGACTGTCTCCTTTCCCACGACCGAGACCGAGGTCTATCAACCCCGGGATTATGGCAGCCAGCCCTATCATAACCGGGACTTGAGTTTGCGCGAAGCCTTGGCCACCTCCTGCAATATTGTAGCGGTCACCTTGCACCAACGGTTGGGAATGAAACCCACCATCAATATGGCCCGCCGGTTGGGAATCACCAGCGCCTTGCCGGAGAACCTCTCCCTCGCTTTAGGCACGTCGGAAGTGACTCCTTTTGAACTTCTCCAGGCCTATCTCCCGCTTGCCAACGGCGGGAAAGCCGTCCCCCTCCATGCCGTGCAACGGATTTACAACGCGGAGGGCAAAATGATCTGGGAACGGAAAGCCCGTCCCCGCCAGGTCATCGATGAACGGCTGGCTTTCCTGATCACCTCCGTCCTCCAGGATGTGGTCGGCCCCGGCGGGACGGCCGCCGGTGTCCGGGCGACCCTGCAACGGCCCGCCGCGGGCAAAACCGGAACCTCCCAAGGGAACCGGGATGCCTGGTTTGTCGGGTTCACCCCCGATTTGGCCGCCGTGGTTTATCTTGGCGATGACCAGAACAAGCCGCTCCCCGCCGGCGGCGGTTCCCTGGCCGCCCCTTTGTGGGCGGCTTTCATGAAGAAGGCCTTAGCGGACACGCCCGTCCGGAATTTCTCCATCCCCGAAGGGATTGTCTCCCGCCGGATCTGCCGGGAAACCGGCCTCCTGGCCTCACCGGATTGCCCAAGTTATAACGAATTTTTTCTTTACGGCTCCGAACCAACGGTGTACTGCGCCCGCCACCGCAAAATCCGGCTGCAGGTCTGTCAAAGAACCGGGCTCCTGCCCAATCCCCACTGCCAGAAG